In Malus sylvestris chromosome 15, drMalSylv7.2, whole genome shotgun sequence, a single genomic region encodes these proteins:
- the LOC126601131 gene encoding ethylene-responsive transcription factor TINY, whose protein sequence is MSADQPQSSETESSSNSSASASPPSSPSSLQTQNPQKPSSPIHQGIDTPCKKNAKRVRDSSKHPVYRGVRMRNWGKWVSEIREPRKKSRIWLGTFPTPEMAARAHDVAALSIKGNSAILNFPELSDLLPRPVSNAPRDVQAAASKAAEMHQFDSIPSMSASPSSLSSLVSAIDNLSSESEELSEIVELPSLSCESTELRSEFVFVDSEDQWVYPPPWLPRVGEFECSELGAASSVGFECLLWDYN, encoded by the coding sequence ATGAGCGCTGATCAACCCCAGAGTTCAGAAACTGAGAGCAGCTCCAACTCGTCCGCTTCCGCATCGCCTCCTTCCTCGCCTTCCTCactccaaacccaaaacccacaAAAACCCAGCTCGCCAATTCACCAAGGAATCGACACTCCCTGCAAAAAAAATGCCAAACGGGTCAGAGATTCCAGCAAACACCCGGTTTATCGGGGGGTCCGAATGAGGAACTGGGGCAAATGGGTATCCGAAATCCGCGAGCCTCGCAAGAAATCGCGCATTTGGCTCGGCACTTTTCCGACTCCTGAAATGGCCGCCAGGGCCCACGACGTCGCCGCTTTGAGCATCAAGGGCAACTCAGCGATTCTCAACTTCCCAGAGCTCTCCGACTTGCTGCCTCGCCCGGTTTCAAACGCCCCCCGCGATGTCCAGGCGGCCGCCAGCAAAGCCGCCGAAATGCACCAATTCGACTCCATCCCGTCAATGTCGGCGTCCCCCTCGTCGCTGTCCTCGCTGGTCTCGGCCATAGACAACTTGTCGTCCGAGTCGGAGGAGCTGAGCGAGATCGTCGAGTTGCCGAGTCTGAGTTGCGAGTCGACCGAGTTGAGAAGCGAGTTCGTGTTTGTGGACTCGGAGGACCAATGGGTTTATCCGCCGCCGTGGCTGCCGCGCGTTGGGGAGTTCGAATGCAGTGAGTTGGGGGCGGCGAGTTCAGTTGGGTTTGAGTGTTTGTTATGGGATTATAATTAA